In Rutidosis leptorrhynchoides isolate AG116_Rl617_1_P2 chromosome 2, CSIRO_AGI_Rlap_v1, whole genome shotgun sequence, one genomic interval encodes:
- the LOC139890533 gene encoding uncharacterized protein → MPKERRDRSVSIGSSRPSPYKCSTSQSKRPLINKNPLETDENLTEWQDARCPVCMEHPHNAILLICSSHNKGCRPFMCDTSHRHSNCFDQFRKSFSESQPLAPDDQQSVPLVFDGQQSVSLNEDTPVIITEASLTTEDKKSKSKLACPLCRGEVSGWVVVDAARLFMNAKKRSCASETCDFSGTYTDLRKHARLVHPFVRPTEADPERLRNWRRMERQRDVEDLLSSLQSSMGDEQDQDSYNGLTVFFLIRVFRPGNSSRSSSWSGTSRARAQVMVRRRTSSGLWGESNDNESIDDDNESSDGGSGSGPRNLFQLSRRRPTPDTEESSDT, encoded by the coding sequence ATGCCTAAGGAGAGACGAGACCGTTCTGTATCTATTGGTAGTTCAAGGCCGTCTCCGTACAAATGCAGCACCAGTCAATCAAAACGACCATTAATAAACAAGAACCCTTTAGAAACTGACGAGAATTTAACCGAGTGGCAAGATGCCCGATGCCCCGTATGTATGGAACATCCTCACAATGCAATTCTTCTCATATGTTCTTCACACAATAAAGGTTGCCGTCCTTTCATGTGTGACACGAGCCACCGTCACTCGAATTGCTTTGACCAATTCCGAAAATCATTTTCTGAAAGTCAACCTTTGGCCCCAGATGATCAGCAATCTGTCCCTTTGGTCTTTGATGGTCAACAGTCTGTCTCTTTGAATGAAGACACTCCCGTCATTATCACGGAAGCAAGTTTGACTACCGAAGATAAGAAGTCAAAGTCAAAGCTGGCATGCCCACTATGTCGTGGTGAGGTCAGCGGGTGGGTGGTTGTTGATGCAGCCCGATTATTTATGAACGCGAAGAAACGAAGCTGTGCTAGTGAAACTTGTGATTTTTCGGGGACGTACACAGATTTACGGAAACACGCAAGGTTGGTGCACCCGTTTGTGCGGCCCACAGAAGCGGACCCCGAGAGGCTACGCAATTGGAGAAGAATGGAAAGACAGAGGGATGTTGAAGATTTGTTGAGTAGTCTTCAATCATCTATGGGTGATGAACAAGATCAAGATAGTTATAATGGTTTAACTGTTTTTTTCCTAATTAGGGTCTTTCGACCTGGGAATAGTTCTAGAAGCAGTAGTTGGTCAGGGACATCTCGGGCCAGGGCCCAAGTGATGGTTAGAAGGAGAACAAGTTCAGGGTTGTGGGGCGAGAGTAATGATAATGAGTctattgatgatgataatgagtCTTCTGATGGCGGTTCAGGTTCAGGCCCACGTAATTTGTTCCAATTGAGTCGGCGACGGCCCACTCCAGATACTGAGGAATCTTCGGACACATAA